A section of the Rhodobacteraceae bacterium M382 genome encodes:
- a CDS encoding acetate--CoA ligase family protein: protein MTHDLSRLFRPETIAVIGGGAWCRLVIEQCRKMGFQGDIWPVHPKAEEMAGLPVFAHIEDLPAAPDASFIGVNRFVTVEAVRLLSERGAGGAVCFASGFLEAQAEDAEGADLQQQLLTAAGDMPILGPNCYGFVNYLDGALLWPDQHGGHRTDKGVALVTQSSNIAINLTMQSRGLPVAYVVTAGNQAQSGMAAIGEALLADDRVTALGLHIEGFGDLRAFEALAARARELGKPIVALKVGRSAEARAATVSHTASLAGGDAGAEALLARLGIPRVDDLPTFLETLKLLHVVGCLPSNRIATISCSGGEASLAADTGHMRDVEFPALNDRQKTDLRAALGPMVALANPLDYHTYIWRDTDAMTRAFSAMVDPQLAMTMLIVDFPRADRCDPDDWECTIQSAIRTRQDTGGNLAMVASLPELMPEAVADRLIGAGVVPFSGLTEAISACAVASQQPPPNPEPLLLPTPTVDPDLIPEAEAKKRLAWHGLRTPNFRRVTSPGAARAAAADIGFPVVLKGEGVAHKTEAGAVALNLMSGQAVRDAADAMPADSFLIEEMVTGAVAEVLIGVVKDPAHGFVMTLAAGGTLTELMDDSASFLLPASDLDIDTALNSLRMSRLLDGYRGAPAADRPAILRAIRAVEAYVLANAQGLEEIEVNPLLCTPTDAVAADALMRRKD, encoded by the coding sequence ATGACGCATGACCTGTCTCGACTGTTCCGGCCCGAAACCATCGCCGTCATCGGTGGCGGTGCCTGGTGCCGTCTGGTGATCGAGCAATGCCGCAAGATGGGGTTTCAGGGCGATATCTGGCCTGTTCATCCCAAGGCCGAGGAAATGGCTGGCCTGCCGGTTTTTGCCCACATCGAAGACTTGCCCGCTGCACCGGATGCCTCCTTTATTGGAGTGAACCGCTTTGTCACTGTCGAGGCGGTTCGCCTGCTGTCTGAGCGAGGCGCCGGGGGGGCGGTGTGTTTCGCTTCGGGGTTCCTGGAAGCTCAAGCCGAAGACGCCGAAGGCGCAGACCTGCAGCAACAGTTGCTGACTGCGGCCGGTGATATGCCCATCCTGGGGCCAAACTGCTATGGGTTTGTGAATTACCTGGACGGGGCGCTGCTTTGGCCGGATCAGCACGGCGGGCATCGTACCGACAAAGGTGTCGCGCTGGTCACGCAAAGCTCGAACATTGCCATTAACCTGACCATGCAAAGCCGTGGCTTGCCGGTGGCCTATGTGGTCACGGCGGGAAATCAGGCGCAATCCGGGATGGCTGCGATCGGCGAGGCGTTGTTGGCAGATGACAGGGTGACGGCGCTGGGTCTGCACATCGAGGGCTTTGGCGACCTGCGTGCGTTCGAGGCACTGGCCGCGCGGGCGCGGGAGTTGGGCAAACCCATCGTGGCGCTCAAAGTTGGCCGCTCGGCCGAAGCTCGGGCCGCAACTGTCTCCCATACCGCTTCGCTCGCGGGGGGGGATGCGGGGGCCGAGGCCCTGCTCGCGCGTCTCGGGATCCCGCGAGTGGATGACTTGCCGACGTTTCTGGAAACGTTGAAGCTGTTGCATGTGGTGGGCTGTTTGCCGTCGAATCGCATTGCCACGATCAGCTGTTCTGGGGGCGAGGCCAGCCTGGCCGCGGACACCGGGCATATGCGAGACGTCGAATTTCCGGCGCTGAATGATCGGCAGAAGACGGATCTGCGGGCGGCATTGGGACCGATGGTGGCCCTGGCGAACCCGCTGGATTATCACACTTATATCTGGCGCGACACGGATGCGATGACCCGGGCCTTTTCGGCCATGGTCGATCCGCAATTGGCCATGACCATGTTGATCGTAGATTTCCCGCGCGCAGACAGGTGCGATCCCGATGATTGGGAATGTACCATTCAGTCGGCGATTCGGACCCGGCAGGACACAGGTGGCAATCTGGCAATGGTCGCCAGCCTGCCTGAATTGATGCCCGAAGCGGTGGCAGACCGGTTGATCGGCGCCGGCGTTGTGCCTTTTTCTGGCTTGACCGAGGCGATCTCTGCCTGTGCCGTGGCAAGCCAACAGCCCCCTCCCAATCCCGAACCGCTGTTGCTGCCGACCCCAACGGTTGATCCCGATCTGATCCCTGAAGCCGAAGCAAAGAAGCGTCTGGCCTGGCATGGGCTGCGCACTCCGAACTTTCGGCGTGTGACGTCTCCTGGTGCTGCGCGCGCGGCGGCGGCAGACATCGGTTTCCCGGTTGTGCTCAAGGGCGAAGGAGTCGCGCACAAAACCGAAGCCGGGGCAGTTGCCTTGAACCTGATGTCAGGGCAGGCGGTGCGTGACGCCGCTGATGCGATGCCTGCCGACAGCTTTCTGATCGAAGAGATGGTGACGGGCGCAGTGGCCGAAGTGTTGATTGGCGTGGTCAAGGACCCCGCGCATGGGTTTGTGATGACGTTGGCGGCGGGCGGCACCCTTACCGAACTGATGGACGACAGCGCGTCGTTCCTGTTGCCCGCGTCGGATCTGGACATCGACACAGCCCTGAACAGCCTGCGCATGTCCAGGCTTCTTGACGGATACCGCGGGGCTCCGGCGGCGGACAGGCCTGCCATTTTGCGCGCGATCCGGGCGGTCGAGGCCTATGTGCTGGCAAATGCGCAAGGATTGGAAGAAATTGAAGTCAACCCGCTGCTGTGTACGCCAACCGATGCGGTGGCAGCGGATGCCCTGATGCGACGGAAGGATTGA
- a CDS encoding acyl-CoA dehydrogenase family protein, with product MHFGLTEEQEMIISTTRSFVEKELYPHEAEIERTGHLDMDVVREIQAKAMEAGLYAANMPEDVGGAGLDTLSWLMYEKELGRANYALHWTAVARPSNILMAGTDEQKEKYLYPCMKGEKWDCLAMTEPGAGSDLRGMTATARQDGDDFVLNGTKHFISHADIADFSIVFMATGEEDTPRGKKKLITAFFVDKGTPGFSVRDGYQNVSHRGYTNAVLEFDDCRIPRSQMLGEVHKGFDVANTWLGATRLQVAATCLGRAERALQHAVEYSAERKQFGQQIGKFQGVSFKLADMALELKAANLLTWDAGWKFDQGTVTESDMSMAKLKATEMLAFVADEAIQIHGGMGLMDELPLERIWRDARVERIWEGTSEIQRHIISRELLRPLGG from the coding sequence ATGCATTTTGGTTTGACTGAAGAACAGGAGATGATCATCTCCACCACGCGCAGCTTTGTCGAAAAAGAGCTGTATCCGCATGAAGCTGAAATCGAGCGGACAGGGCATCTGGACATGGATGTTGTGCGCGAGATTCAGGCCAAGGCCATGGAGGCGGGCCTGTATGCTGCCAACATGCCAGAGGACGTCGGGGGGGCCGGGCTCGATACGCTCAGCTGGCTGATGTATGAAAAGGAACTGGGCCGGGCAAACTATGCGCTGCATTGGACCGCGGTGGCGCGCCCATCGAATATTCTGATGGCCGGTACGGACGAGCAGAAAGAAAAATACCTGTACCCCTGTATGAAGGGCGAAAAATGGGATTGTCTGGCCATGACCGAGCCGGGTGCCGGATCGGATTTACGCGGCATGACGGCCACGGCGCGCCAGGACGGCGATGATTTCGTCCTGAACGGCACCAAACATTTCATCAGCCACGCCGATATTGCCGATTTCTCGATCGTGTTCATGGCGACCGGCGAAGAGGACACCCCGCGCGGAAAGAAGAAGCTGATCACCGCGTTTTTTGTCGACAAAGGTACGCCTGGATTCTCGGTGCGCGATGGGTATCAGAATGTCAGCCATCGCGGTTACACCAACGCGGTGTTGGAATTTGACGACTGTCGGATCCCGAGATCGCAGATGCTGGGCGAAGTGCACAAAGGGTTCGACGTGGCGAACACCTGGCTTGGCGCTACGCGCCTGCAGGTGGCGGCGACCTGTCTGGGGCGGGCCGAGCGCGCCTTGCAGCACGCGGTCGAATATTCCGCCGAGCGCAAGCAATTTGGTCAACAGATCGGCAAATTCCAGGGCGTCTCCTTCAAACTCGCCGACATGGCTCTGGAACTGAAGGCCGCCAACCTGCTGACATGGGACGCGGGTTGGAAGTTCGATCAGGGCACGGTCACCGAATCTGATATGTCGATGGCGAAACTCAAGGCGACCGAGATGCTGGCATTTGTCGCGGACGAAGCCATTCAGATCCACGGCGGTATGGGATTGATGGACGAATTGCCATTGGAGCGGATCTGGCGTGATGCACGGGTGGAACGGATCTGGGAAGGCACCAGCGAGATCCAGCGCCACATCATCAGTCGCGAATTGTTGCGGCCGCTGGGTGGATGA
- the caiD gene encoding crotonobetainyl-CoA hydratase, whose translation MTDSPVKTRREGAILEVTLDRPKANAIDLATSRVLGEVFREFRDDPELRVAILTGGGEKFFCPGWDLKAAADGDAVDGDYGVGGFGGLQELRDMNKPVIAAVNGIACGGGLELMISADIIIAADHASFALPEIRSGTIADAASVKLPKRIPYHVAMELLLTGRWFDAPEAKHWGIVNEVVPGDQLMDRAWEQARLLASGPPLVYAAIKEIVRDAEDAKFQDAMNRITQRQLRSVDVLYGSEDNLEGAKAFAEKRDPVWKGR comes from the coding sequence ATGACCGACAGCCCAGTGAAAACGCGCCGCGAGGGCGCAATTCTAGAGGTGACGCTGGACCGGCCCAAAGCCAACGCCATTGATCTGGCCACCAGCCGTGTGCTGGGCGAAGTCTTTCGCGAGTTCCGCGATGACCCAGAGCTGCGGGTCGCGATCCTGACAGGTGGGGGAGAGAAGTTCTTTTGTCCCGGCTGGGATCTCAAGGCGGCAGCCGATGGTGACGCGGTGGATGGTGATTATGGTGTCGGCGGTTTTGGTGGCCTGCAAGAGTTGCGCGACATGAACAAGCCGGTGATTGCGGCCGTGAACGGGATTGCCTGCGGCGGTGGGTTGGAGCTGATGATTTCGGCCGATATCATCATAGCCGCTGATCACGCGTCCTTTGCCCTGCCGGAAATCCGGTCCGGTACCATTGCGGATGCGGCCAGCGTCAAGCTGCCCAAACGCATCCCCTATCACGTTGCGATGGAGCTGTTGCTGACCGGCCGTTGGTTTGATGCGCCCGAAGCCAAACATTGGGGTATCGTGAACGAAGTGGTTCCAGGCGATCAGCTGATGGATCGGGCCTGGGAACAGGCGCGTCTGCTGGCCTCGGGTCCACCGCTGGTCTATGCGGCGATCAAGGAAATCGTGCGCGACGCCGAAGACGCCAAATTCCAGGATGCCATGAACCGTATCACACAGCGTCAATTGCGCAGCGTCGATGTTCTCTATGGCTCCGAGGACAATCTGGAAGGGGCCAAGGCATTTGCCGAGAAACGCGACCCGGTCTGGAAGGGCCGCTAA
- a CDS encoding peptidoglycan-binding protein: protein MKAPFEKEQRVINWISAISLSISCTHLPPDHLVTPRPSVHSFCQSGWFQPTDTAKSNNLVPAMSKAQNQTTQAKRQERDLKLEENTRAGIEQTLAGLGLRVGTVDGQFDQDTRNAIRAFQEDSMFPVTGYIDDVTFGRLLAIGIIH, encoded by the coding sequence ATGAAAGCGCCCTTTGAAAAGGAGCAGCGCGTGATCAACTGGATTTCGGCAATCAGTCTTTCGATAAGCTGCACTCATTTGCCGCCCGATCATTTGGTCACGCCACGTCCCTCCGTTCACAGTTTTTGTCAATCTGGGTGGTTTCAACCAACCGACACTGCAAAATCGAACAACCTGGTGCCCGCCATGAGCAAAGCACAAAACCAAACAACCCAAGCAAAGCGCCAAGAGCGCGATCTGAAACTGGAAGAAAACACCCGCGCAGGCATTGAACAAACGCTTGCTGGGCTTGGGCTTCGTGTTGGCACGGTGGATGGGCAGTTCGATCAAGACACGCGAAACGCCATTCGGGCATTTCAGGAGGATTCGATGTTTCCTGTAACCGGATACATAGACGATGTTACCTTTGGTCGACTACTGGCAATTGGCATCATTCATTGA